In a single window of the Candidatus Bathyarchaeia archaeon genome:
- a CDS encoding deoxyhypusine synthase yields the protein MIKGKRVTPYFVKKLESIEVKTPKKISELLSEMAKTGFQGRKLGEVVEVWSEMLRDNVTIFFGYAGSMSTTGQWKIVNWLIEKRFVDVVVSTGANISEDILEAMGGTYWQGHHLVDDEDLAKYKIDRFYDVFADELEYEEMEYLIADFMMGLKPDYKYSSAEFLHLFGKHLSGLGIKSIVATAYENNVPVFCPAIVDSAYGMAYIVNKRRSKGKFDITIDQMKDFEQLVRIKSLSKETGVIYIGGGVPKDFIQLTAIGSGVTDEGKYGKALPHKYAIQITTDSPQWGGLSGCTFEEAISWGKEDKKGRNVQCYCDATIALPIIAHALAERANKRGNPPDLSWLFKNLE from the coding sequence GTGATTAAGGGGAAGAGGGTGACACCATATTTTGTAAAGAAACTTGAGTCTATAGAGGTTAAGACTCCGAAGAAGATTTCTGAATTATTATCTGAAATGGCTAAAACTGGTTTTCAGGGTAGAAAATTAGGAGAGGTTGTTGAGGTTTGGAGCGAGATGCTTAGGGATAATGTAACAATATTTTTTGGTTATGCTGGGTCAATGAGCACCACTGGGCAATGGAAAATTGTTAATTGGCTTATTGAAAAGCGCTTTGTAGATGTTGTTGTTTCGACTGGTGCAAACATTTCTGAAGATATTTTAGAGGCTATGGGAGGTACATATTGGCAGGGTCACCATTTAGTTGACGATGAGGATCTTGCAAAGTATAAAATAGATAGATTCTATGATGTTTTTGCTGATGAGCTAGAATATGAAGAGATGGAATATTTAATAGCGGATTTTATGATGGGGCTTAAACCAGACTACAAATATTCTTCAGCTGAATTCCTACATTTATTTGGTAAACATTTATCAGGTCTCGGTATAAAGAGTATTGTTGCAACAGCCTATGAGAATAATGTTCCAGTATTCTGTCCGGCGATAGTTGATAGTGCATATGGAATGGCTTACATAGTGAATAAAAGGAGAAGTAAAGGTAAATTTGACATAACAATAGATCAAATGAAGGATTTTGAACAACTTGTTAGAATAAAAAGTCTCTCTAAGGAAACTGGCGTAATATACATAGGCGGAGGGGTTCCCAAGGACTTCATTCAGCTAACAGCTATTGGAAGCGGCGTAACCGATGAAGGGAAATATGGAAAGGCTCTTCCACATAAATATGCTATACAAATAACTACTGATTCCCCGCAATGGGGCGGCTTATCCGGCTGCACATTCGAGGAAGCCATAAGCTGGGGGAAAGAAGATAAGAAGGGAAGAAATGTGCAATGCTACTGTGATGCAACAATAGCTCTGCCCATAATAGCACATGCGCTTGCTGAGAGAGCCAATAAGAGAGGGAACCCGCCAGATCTATCATGGCTATTTAAGAATTTAGAATAA
- a CDS encoding 2-isopropylmalate synthase: MESEYIRIFDTTLRDGEQTPGVSLTPEEKMEIALQLDKLGVDVIEAGFPSASKGEERAVKEIANAGLRAHVCALSRALRSDIDAALRCDVKYIHTFISTSDIQMKYALNMTPEQVIETAVDSVQYIKDHGVICEFSPMDATRTDMEFLKKVCKAAENAGADYINIPDTVGIMTPKAMERLIREMRSFLKVPLSVHCHNDFGLAVANSLAGVEGGATQIHVTVNGLGERAGNAALEEVVLGLHLLYNKKTRINTKLIYETSKMVSRLTGVVIQPNKAIVGENAFAHESGIHTKGVVVKPLTFEPFSPDLVGRRRKLIAGKHAGKHGIKAELEEAGFHPTEEQLKEIVMRVKELGDKGKTVTDADLFAIARAVMGKTSEEKIVELSDLAVVTGIRVIPTASVKLIVDGKEYVAAETGVGPVDAAIKAIQKITDRLANVRLTEYRLEALTGGSDAVAEVIIKVEDKDGNVVSARGAREDIVMASVEAMINGINKILSKKFRKT; this comes from the coding sequence ATAGAATCTGAATATATAAGAATTTTTGATACAACCCTCCGTGATGGGGAACAGACTCCTGGTGTATCATTAACGCCTGAGGAGAAGATGGAGATAGCATTACAGCTTGACAAGCTTGGTGTAGATGTTATTGAAGCTGGCTTCCCCTCAGCATCTAAGGGTGAAGAAAGAGCTGTAAAGGAGATCGCGAACGCTGGCTTAAGGGCTCATGTTTGCGCTTTGTCTAGAGCGTTGAGAAGCGACATAGACGCAGCTCTTCGATGTGATGTCAAATATATTCACACATTTATATCAACATCTGATATTCAAATGAAATATGCTTTAAATATGACCCCTGAGCAAGTGATAGAGACAGCGGTCGATTCAGTCCAATATATTAAGGATCATGGCGTTATATGCGAGTTTTCACCTATGGATGCTACCAGAACAGATATGGAATTTTTGAAAAAAGTTTGTAAAGCTGCTGAAAATGCAGGAGCAGACTACATAAATATACCGGACACGGTCGGTATAATGACGCCGAAAGCAATGGAACGATTAATTAGAGAGATGAGAAGTTTTCTCAAGGTTCCATTAAGTGTTCACTGTCATAATGATTTTGGGCTTGCCGTGGCAAACTCTCTCGCCGGGGTTGAAGGTGGGGCAACGCAGATTCATGTGACTGTTAATGGTTTAGGTGAGAGAGCTGGAAATGCAGCCTTAGAAGAAGTAGTCTTAGGCTTACATTTACTCTATAATAAGAAGACGCGGATAAATACTAAGCTCATTTATGAGACATCAAAGATGGTTTCAAGATTAACTGGCGTGGTTATTCAACCAAATAAGGCGATTGTTGGCGAGAATGCTTTTGCGCATGAATCTGGTATACACACAAAGGGTGTTGTTGTTAAGCCTCTTACATTTGAGCCGTTCAGTCCGGATCTTGTTGGAAGACGGCGTAAACTTATAGCTGGAAAGCATGCTGGTAAACATGGTATTAAGGCCGAGCTTGAGGAGGCTGGCTTCCACCCGACAGAGGAGCAATTAAAGGAGATTGTTATGCGGGTTAAGGAGCTTGGTGATAAAGGGAAAACGGTTACAGACGCCGACTTATTTGCTATTGCTAGAGCTGTCATGGGTAAAACCTCCGAGGAGAAAATTGTTGAGCTGAGCGATTTAGCTGTTGTGACGGGTATAAGGGTGATTCCAACAGCTTCGGTGAAGCTTATTGTCGACGGTAAGGAATACGTTGCCGCTGAAACTGGTGTGGGTCCAGTGGACGCGGCAATCAAGGCCATACAAAAGATCACGGATAGATTGGCTAATGTTAGGTTAACTGAATATAGGCTTGAAGCCTTAACTGGCGGCTCAGATGCTGTTGCCGAAGTCATAATAAAGGTTGAGGATAAAGACGGGAATGTTGTTTCAGCCAGAGGAGCAAGAGAGGATATAGTAATGGCTAGTGTTGAGGCGATGATAAATGGCATAAACAAAATTCTATCCAAAAAATTTAGAAAAACATAG
- a CDS encoding isocitrate/isopropylmalate dehydrogenase family protein, giving the protein MKYRIALIPGDGIGPELTETTKYILRAVQRKFNLNLEFIELEAGDECYKRRGIALPEETIKAIRESHACLKGPVGETAADVIVRLRMMFDLYANIRPIKSYPNVPCLRDDIDIIIVRENTEDLYKGFEFKLDRDTAVGLRVITRRGCERIARKAFEIALRRNKKRRVTAVHKANVMRLTCGLFAEVCREVAKEYPNITFDEQYVDAASMRLIKEPQNFDVIVTTNMFGDILSDEAAQLVGGLGMAPGGNIGDNFAIFEPVHGSAPTRVGKHTANPCSMILAAKMMLDWLSEKYNDQICFRAAEAIETGVIEALKKGLSVPDLGGKLKTLEMGEAIANEIVELKI; this is encoded by the coding sequence TTGAAGTATAGAATTGCCCTAATTCCAGGCGATGGTATAGGACCAGAGTTGACTGAAACAACAAAGTATATTTTAAGAGCAGTTCAAAGAAAATTTAACTTAAACTTAGAGTTTATTGAGTTGGAAGCCGGGGATGAATGCTATAAAAGGAGGGGAATAGCGCTGCCCGAAGAAACAATTAAGGCTATAAGAGAGTCGCATGCTTGTTTAAAGGGTCCAGTTGGCGAAACTGCTGCTGACGTAATAGTTAGACTTAGGATGATGTTTGATTTATACGCCAATATACGGCCAATAAAGTCTTATCCAAATGTTCCATGCCTGAGAGACGATATAGATATTATTATTGTTAGGGAGAATACTGAGGATTTGTATAAGGGCTTTGAGTTTAAACTTGACAGGGATACCGCGGTGGGGTTAAGGGTTATTACTCGGAGAGGATGTGAGCGCATAGCCAGAAAAGCCTTTGAAATAGCCTTAAGAAGGAATAAAAAGAGAAGGGTGACAGCCGTGCATAAGGCAAATGTTATGCGCTTGACATGTGGTTTATTTGCAGAGGTTTGCCGTGAAGTTGCTAAAGAATATCCTAATATAACGTTTGATGAACAATATGTTGACGCCGCTTCCATGAGACTTATTAAAGAGCCCCAAAATTTTGATGTGATTGTAACAACAAATATGTTTGGGGATATATTATCTGATGAAGCCGCTCAGCTAGTTGGTGGACTAGGAATGGCTCCAGGCGGAAACATAGGTGACAACTTCGCAATATTTGAGCCAGTTCATGGATCGGCGCCTACAAGGGTCGGCAAGCATACAGCTAATCCATGCTCAATGATACTTGCAGCGAAAATGATGCTCGATTGGCTTAGTGAAAAATATAATGATCAAATATGTTTTAGAGCTGCTGAAGCAATAGAGACTGGTGTAATAGAAGCGTTAAAGAAGGGTTTATCAGTTCCAGATTTAGGTGGAAAATTAAAAACTCTTGAAATGGGTGAAGCGATAGCTAACGAAATAGTGGAATTAAAAATTTAG
- a CDS encoding 3-isopropylmalate dehydratase small subunit: MKVYGKAIKYGDNINTDIIIPSKYLTSLDPNELAKHAMESIDPDFPKKAREGVIIVAGRNFGCGSSREQAPIALKYAGVKCIIAESFARIFYRNAINIGLPVLEAPNVSEFVKDGDMLTVMLNEGEIINETTGKIIRADKLPDFILEIIRDGGLIEHLIKVIGAGDKVEV; the protein is encoded by the coding sequence ATGAAAGTTTACGGCAAGGCTATTAAGTATGGTGACAATATAAACACGGACATTATAATTCCAAGTAAATATTTGACATCACTCGATCCAAACGAGCTGGCTAAACATGCTATGGAGAGCATAGACCCGGATTTTCCTAAAAAAGCTAGGGAAGGTGTAATTATTGTCGCTGGAAGAAACTTTGGTTGCGGCTCAAGCCGTGAACAAGCTCCCATAGCACTCAAATATGCTGGGGTAAAATGTATAATTGCTGAATCCTTTGCACGAATCTTCTATAGGAATGCGATAAATATAGGTTTACCGGTTCTTGAAGCCCCTAATGTTTCCGAATTTGTTAAAGATGGTGACATGCTGACGGTTATGCTTAATGAGGGGGAAATAATTAATGAAACAACTGGTAAAATTATTAGGGCAGATAAGCTTCCAGATTTTATTCTAGAAATTATTAGGGACGGGGGGTTAATTGAGCATTTAATAAAAGTTATTGGAGCAGGTGATAAGGTTGAAGTATAG